The Lachnospiraceae bacterium KM106-2 nucleotide sequence GTAAGCTCTTTCCATGTTCCATCATTTATGTAATTATCATGGGATTCTACCCATGTTACCAGCTTAGAGGTATCAACTCCTGCATCTACCTGATAGTCTCTCAATTGACTGCAGTCGATCGTTCCTTGTTTGATACACTCTCTTATTTTATATCCATATCCGCTCGCTGTGGCTGCGCCCAGCTCCTTGACATATTCTGTGATTCTCTCATTATCTCCTTGTAGTACCTCTCCATAACTAAATATTTTAGATGGTTCCGTTATTTCAGTTGTTACCCGTTTCCAGAAGTTATTCACAACTTCATTTGGTCTGTCATCATCCGCTAATCCAATATGCTTCGCTGTATCATATCGGAATCCATCTGCCCCACAGGCAATGCAGTCATCTAGATAATGAATAAAATAGTCCTGAAATCCTTTATTCTCGGTATCCACATCTGGTAACTTTCCATCCATGGAATATCTGGTACACTGTAATCGATCACTGTAGTTCTCGCATTTCGTAAGTCCGGTATCATGATAGAGTTTACCTCCTGCTGCATCTATCAGTTCTTTTGCTACTTTACTCTTGTTCTGTGCTGTATGATTTGGCACTACATCCACGATCACTTTGATTCCATATCGATCTGCTTCCTCACACATCTCTTTAAAATCATCTCTTGTCCCTAGCTGATAATTGCCAATCTTCCAGTCTGTAGGCTGATAATACCACCACCACATTCCTTTCGATCCGTCCTCTGCTCCCCCATACCATTTTAATGCATCATATGTATTATCCACCTGATTGATCGGAGAAGTCTGTATGCTCGTATAGCCTGCTTTTGCAATACTAGCCATATTCGCTTTAATGGTCTTGAAATTCCAGCAGAATGTGTGCAAAATAGCACCATTACGTATATTTTCACAATGAGAAAGTGCATTGTTATCGAGACCTTTTACCGTAATCTGATCGGTTCTTTTCAAATTAGAGCCGGTATCATCATTAGTACAGCTTGTACTCGCTAGCGCTAGGTTAATGAACAAAAGAAGTATCAGAAGCAGTCTGATCCCTTTGTTTCTCTTTTCTTTTACTCTTAGTAACACCGTTCTCCCTCCTAATTACAAGGCAAGCATCTGGTTATTATTTACAATATTATTCTATCACAAATTTGAATCCATATAAAAGAAAAGAGTACCATAATATTGCTGAATTTCAGCTCTATTATGATACTCTTTTTATTTATCTTGCGTTATCTCATTTCATTCATTGTTGGATAAGAAGCAATCGCTCCTTTTTTCATAACACTTTTCGCACAATATTCATTGGAGAAAGTTAAACAATCCTCTAACTGTTTATCAGATATTGTTTCCAGACTGGCTGGTGTAATCTTTGCTTCATATAGCTGATACAAGAATGAGCCAATAAAAGCATCCCCTGCTCCTGTTGTATCAAGAGCTGCTACTTTCTTTCCTGGAATTTCTGCCTTCGTAGTCTTTGTATAAGCTTCTGCTCCATCGCTTCCTTTTGTATAGATCACAAGCTTTGTA carries:
- a CDS encoding alpha-amylase — its product is MLLRVKEKRNKGIRLLLILLLFINLALASTSCTNDDTGSNLKRTDQITVKGLDNNALSHCENIRNGAILHTFCWNFKTIKANMASIAKAGYTSIQTSPINQVDNTYDALKWYGGAEDGSKGMWWWYYQPTDWKIGNYQLGTRDDFKEMCEEADRYGIKVIVDVVPNHTAQNKSKVAKELIDAAGGKLYHDTGLTKCENYSDRLQCTRYSMDGKLPDVDTENKGFQDYFIHYLDDCIACGADGFRYDTAKHIGLADDDRPNEVVNNFWKRVTTEITEPSKIFSYGEVLQGDNERITEYVKELGAATASGYGYKIRECIKQGTIDCSQLRDYQVDAGVDTSKLVTWVESHDNYINDGTWKELTNAQIKLGWALIGARKDGAPLFFDRPANGGPDDKWGDNVIGPAGSDLYKDTDVVAINQFRNAMEGEKETLRNLDQEKQVLMIERGKRGIVLINLKDSDYQVDTSCSFKKGDYSSMTANKSKFTADGEKITGKIPAKSFVVLVDEDKSEEQEQKITVHFNKPEEWKDTIYAYVYNENGEELQKWPGNLMEKEKDGSYSFSYEEDYENPLIIFTDGEEQVPEVNQKGFSVENNGVYNDKGFLGPNS